The genomic stretch CGTCGACATGATCCATCCTGATCTCGCCAGCTCCGGCGGTCTCCTCGAAACCAAGAAGATCGGCGACTACGCCATGGAGCACGGCGTGGCGATGGCGATGCACTTCGCGGGCTCGCCCGTGTCGTTCATGGCAAACGTGCATTGCGCCGCGGCGACCGAGAACTTCATCGCGCTCGAGCACCACTCCATGGACATCCCGTGGTGGGAGGATCTCGTCACGAGCCCGAAGCCGCTCGTCGAGAAGGGCTTCGCAATCGTGCCGGAGCTTCCTGGCTTGGGCGTCGAGCTGAACGAGGAGGTCGTCAAGCAGCATTTGCGTCCAGACAGCGGCTATTTCGACCCGACGCCCGAGTGGGACGAGATGCGGACGAACGATCGGTTGTGGAGCTAGCTTGCGCAAGATTCGTGCTGTGCCCTCTCCGCGCCGGAGGTGCGCTGAGTGAGCCGTCGCCCCTCGACTCGCTTCGCTCGCTCGGCCGCCCTGAGCGGAGTCGAAGGGCGTGGGGCCGGGGCCCAGTAGCGTGCCTCGGCCCGCAAGAACTCGTTCCGGACCGCCAGTGAGATGAAGACACCCGATCTGCCGCCCCGTGTCCGTGATCATCATGCGCTCGACTTCAGCGGGTGCCCTGACGACATCTGCCGGGCTGGTGTTGTTCACTCGGGATGTTCCTCGCGCGTAACCCCTTCGTCCCCGCGTAGACGTGGCCGCGATGTCTCCATCGTCGTGCGGGTGTAATTCGGGAGCGATATTCTTCACCAAAAGGGGTGTGAGGCCGAGAAAGTGCTTGACAAGATCTTTGGGTTTGCTGCGTTTTTGTGCAGCAGCGCGTGAGAATGGCCCGCTGTGAGCGCCACGTTGACCAAGAGGCCGCGTTCGGACGTGAGGTCGACTGCGAACGGGGATTTGGCCGATCGCATGCGCCAGGGGCGCGTGCTGCGGCTCGAAATTCGGCTCTGTACAATGGAGCATGACGACTGCATGTGCCTCGTTCGATCATCTTTCCGATCAGGATCTCCTCCGCGAGGTGGCCTGCCTCGCCGCCTGTGAACGAGAGGCCACGGCGTGCCTCATCGCCTCCCTCGCCGAGCTCGATGCCCGACGCCTCTACCTGGCCGAAGGCTGTGCCTCGCTCTTTACGTACTGCGTCGCCGTCCTGCGTCTTTCGGAGCACGCCGCGTACGACCGGATCGAAGTTGCGCGCGCCGCGCGCCGTTTTCCCGTCATCCTGGAGCAGCTCTGGGCGGGCGCGGTCACCCTGACCACGATTCGACTGCTCGCGCCGCACTTGACCGATGCGAACCACGCGGCGCTGTTGGCTGAGGCCCGGCATCGGAGTCGGCGCGACGTCGAACAGATCGTGGCCCGGTTGCAACCGCAGCCCGATGTGCCGAGTGTCGTGCGAAAACTGCCGACGCCGGCACCGCCCGACGCGGCGTCCGCCACGCAGGGGCGTGCCAGCAGGGAACACATGACCGACGAGGGTGAGGCGCAGCGGGGAACCGCGACGTCTGCGGAGACGTCGGTCCCGCCGGCGCCCGCGCCGACGCGCCCCGCGGTGGTCGCGCCGCTGGCGCCCGCGCGCTACAAGGTGTCGTTCACCATCAGCGCCGAGACGTACGCGAAGCTGCAGGAGGCACAAGCGCTCCTCCGGCACGTCATCCCAGACGGCGATCCCGGGGTCATCTTCGACCGTGCCTTGGCCCTCCTCGTCGCCGAGTGCGCCCGGACGAAGCACGCGGCCACGGACCGGCCGAAGCAAGGTCGCGGGACAGCGCCAGGATCGCGGTACATCCCGGCGGCGGTGAAGCGGACCGTCTGGGTCCGCGATGGCGGCCAGTGCGCCTTCGTCAGCGCCAGCGGTAGGCGGTGCCTGGAGCGCGGGTTCCTCGAATTCCATCACCGCAGGCCGTATGCGAAGGGGGGTGAGGCGTCGGTCGATAACTTGGAGCTCCGCTGCAGACACCACAATGCCTATGAGGCCGTGCGCGACTTCGGCCCCCGGCATGTGACGCGCGTCCGAGAAATGGCCCCTGTCTTCGGCGCGTCGCTGCACGTAACTCGTTTCGAAACGAGTCTGGCACAGAGTTCGCGCCAACCCGTCAGTGCGTCCCAAATCGGTCTGTATCAAATGAGTCCTTCAACCACGCGCGCGTCGCCGTGACGGTTTGAGCTCCCAGGGTACGTTGGCGATCTTCCACGTGCCGCTCCACCTGGCCAAAATGGAGGCAGTCAATCTTGACACATTGACCTTCTACCTATATGAAGATATATGTAGAAGCGTTAAGTACTGTCGGAGCTCCCGAATTCCCGTGTGAGGAAAAGGTCCGATGAGATGGTGGAGACGATTCCTGAGGCGAAATCGGCTCGAGCGCGAGCTCGACGCGGAGCTACGGTTTCATGTGGAGCACCAGGTTGCTGATCTGACACGGCGCGGTCTTCCTGAGGCTGAGGCGCGCCGCAAGGCTCGCCTCGCATTTGGAGGCACGGAGCAGATCAAAGGTGCGTGCCGCGACGTCAGGGCGACGGCCTGGGTAGAGAGCGTGCTCTGGGACACTCGCTACGCCTTGCGTAGCTTGCGCTTCACGCCCGTCGTTTCGACAGCCGTCGTGCTGTCACTGGCATTGGGAATCGGCGCCAACACCGCAGTGTATACCGTCATCCGAGCCGCGTTGCTCAGGGCACTGCCCGTCCCGAGCCCAAACCAGCTCGCGCGCCTCGTGTCTTTCGACGGACAAGGCGACCATTCGGACGCGAGTTTCTCCTACCGATTCTTTGGTGAGCTTCGGGCGACGCTCGACCCGCGCGCCGAGGTGTTTACTGGGGGAAACCACCAGCAGAGTCGTCTTATGGTTGGCAGCGGCGATCCGGAACACTGCATCGTCGAGGCCGTCTCCGCAAACTACTTTGGCGCGATGCGTGTCCCTGCCGCGCTCGGTCGCGTGCTGGTCGACACTGACGACAATGTGGCCGGCGGGCGTGCCGTGGCGGTGCTCAGCCACGCGTTCTGGGAGCGACGATTCGGGTTCGACCGATCGATAACAATCACAGCGCCGTCGCCCCGGCGGTGACGGTCGAGATAGCGGAGCACCGGCGGCATTGTTTCTGCGAGGTTGCTGCCGACGAGTAGAATCGCATCGGCGCCGGCAATGTCCTCCAGCGGAAACGGCAGGCCGCGATCGATACCGAATGCCTTGAGACCCGCAGCCGCTGCGGACGACATGCAGAAGCGACCGTTGTAGTCGATGTGTGGCGTGCCAAGCGCGACGCGCGCGAACTTGCCGAGCAGATACGCCTTCTCGTTCGTCAGCGAACCGCCACCGAACAGGCCGACCGCGTCACGGCCATGGCATGCCTGAATCTTCTGGATGCCGCGCGCCACACGATCGAGCGCCGCGTCCCAGCTCGCGGGAACGAGCAGGCCATCGACGCCACGAACGAGTGGTGTGAGCAGACGGTCGGGGTGATCGAGCGTTGTGCCGGCGGTCCAGCCTTTCACGCAAAGCGCACCGCCATTCACGGGGAACTCGTCGTTACCCGCGACAACAATGCGGGATGCTGCCCGCGTGAGGCGCATACCGCACTGCAAGGCGCAGTAAGGACAGTGTGTAGCGACGTCGGCGCGCTCCAGCACCGGTCCGGTGGGCTCTCCGGTGTTTCCTATCACGTTGTTGTCTACATCGGTCGTTAACCGCTACCGACCGGAGCAGCAAGCACCGTGCCGTGCGCGCGCCTATTTGTGGAATGGCCCGAGAGTGCCCATTCTTCGGGCATTCACGCATGATCGAGGGAGCTACCGGCAAGGCCCATGGGGATCGAGGGCGGCACAACGCTGTGGTTGATGCCGGAAATAGGCGACAGAATTGTCTTGATCGTGCGCCCTGACCGGGGATCTCGAAGGGTGGCGGCTCCCCTCAGCGTCCGTACTCTGAGTGGGATCGACTTTTCTGTCGGATCATCGTCGACGTCGATGTTTTTGTCCTAGGTAGGGCCGCCTCGCCGAGGCGGCCGTTTCGGGTTCTCGAGGGTTCGAGACTGCGGCGGAGGTCCGCAGGATCGGTCACAAACGGGGGATCGAGAGGCCGCCGTCCACATGAATCACAGCGCCGCTGGCGTACGGTACATCGCCGCGCAACAACGCCGCGACGGTACGACCGACATCCTCCGGGCTCCCCCATCGCCGTTCAGGGACGAGCCCATCGGCGATCCGGCGATCGTAGGTGTCGCGCACGGCTGCGGTCATGTCCGTTGCGATGATGCCGGGTCGGACCTCGTAGACCGGGACGCCATGCTCCGCCAGCCGTGACGCGAAGAGCTTCACTGCCATGGCAAGACCAGCCTTGCTCACGCAGTACTCGCCGCGGTTCGGCGAGGCCATCTCGGCCGACACCGACGTCACGAACACAATCGCACACACAGCAGAGGGCACCTTCTGCTTGTGCGTCACCATCAACGGGGCGAGCTGCTGCGTGAGGAAGTAGGGACCGTACAGATTGGTGCGCAGCACCTCTTCGAAGCTCTCCTCGGTGGCTTCGAGCAAATCAGCGCGGACGCGCGGCGCGCGGCCGGCGTTGTTGACGAGGGCGTGAACGACGCCGTAGCGCTTGCGGACCCGCTCGATCAACCGAGCGCGATCTTCGGCACGCGAGAGGTCGGCCGCGTAGTAACGGACATGCGCCCCGTACTGCTCGAGCTCCTTGATAACTGCACGCACGGACGCGGCCGGTCGCATGCCACAGAGCACCAAGTCCCACCCGTCACGCGCCAGCGCCCGCGCGATGCCGAGACCGATCCCTCGCGTGCCGCCGGTCACGATCGCGACACGCTCGCTGCGCTTTCCCGGTGATTGCTCGCGACTCCGTTTCCCTTTACGCACGCCGTGCATCACCCAGCCTCAGTGCGGAACCGGTCCAAAGAACGTCAGATACGTATCGCCACGCGCGAGGCGGAGCACACAGAGCGCCGCCTCCCGCAAGTGATAGTCGCCCCATTGACTCGACTCGCCGCGAGGCGTCTTTGCCCCAGGCGGGACGTAGTCCCAGCCGTTCGGCCGGTGATACACCGAGTGTAGGAGCAGGCCCTGATGTGCCGGCTGTGTGCTGAGGTACGGCCCCGTCTCGTCGACGAGCGTGGCGAGCGTCCGCAGGCCCGCGCGTCGATACGGCTCGCCATCGTTTCCGCGCTCGCCGAGATAGGCCCCGAGCCTCAACAGGCCCTGAGCAGCAATCGCGGCGGCCGAGCTGTCGACCGGCTCGCAATCGTTGAAAGGGTCCGCCGGGCGTGCCCTCCACTCACCGAGCGCCGCGAGCCCCGGTGCGCCAGTGTCCCAGTACGGAACGCCGTCGGCGGCGGCAGCGCCGTCGATGTAGTAATCGCTCGTGGCGCGCGCCGCTTCGAGCATCCAGTCCTCCACCGCGCCCCGACCGCCGAAGGGCTCGAGCGCCTCGTCTGGCAGGACCGCCAGGAACTCGAGCTGCTCCGCAAAGCCGAGGATGGCCCACGCCAGGCCACGGGTCCATGTGGTGAACGGCGAATAGCCCTGTTGGCTATTGGGACCTCTGTACGATCCGTTCGCCACGTTGAAAAGCGCTTCGTGGGCGACGCGGCCGCGCACATCGTAGCTGTCGCGTGCACGTCCATAGTAAATGCTGAACTCGGCAGTCGCCCGCGCATGCTGCAGGAGCCGCTCGAGGAGGCTGACCGGGGCGTCCTGTTCCTCCATCAGGCGATGACCGAGCAGATGGGCCAGCGCCAATGCGCGCAGGGATCGAATGGTGTCCACGAACAGCGAATGTGCCCCGTTGAAGGAGTGAATGAACCCACCCTGAGGCAGCTTCGTCCAGCGTCGCGCCTGCACGGCGCCGCTCACGGCGAGCGCCAACTCGTAGAAGCGCCGCTCCCAGGCGCTCGCCTCGAACCGCTGCTCGCGAGCGAGGCGCCACACGTTGCCGTATGTGCTGACGTTGTTGAAGCCATGGTCGTGCACGCCGACATGCGTGAGGTGCGGCGCCATTCGCTGGACCGTGCGCGAGCGCCCCAGGTCGAGGAACTCGCGCTCGCCGGTGGCGTCGAACTGGAGGATAGCCGAGCCGAATTGAAACCCCTCGGTCCACTCCGTCCAGCCGCGGGCCGTGTAGCGGCCCTCGACCGTGAAGACCGGTGCACCGTCGTCCGGGTTCCAGCCCCGCTCGAGTGCCCGGATCTTTTCGGCGGACAGCTGGAACATCCGCTCGATTCCCGGCACCAACCCACGCGGCGTTGGCGCGCTCTCCAGATCGATCATCGTGTGGACTTCGCCGCTCAATACCCGAGATTGAAGAACACCCAGAGGCCCAGCTCGCTCGGGGCGGTCAGATCCAACCGCCCGTCGCCGTTTAGATCGACCACGCTGTACTGTCTGCCGAGCGCGATGTTCTCACCTGGCGCCGCGATCGTATGACGGATGAAGGTCAATGTCGATCTCTCCCACTTGTAGTACTAGACGGCAGGCGGATCCCCCGCCCCCGGGTCGTCTCCCTCGTGCGCCCAGATGCACTTACCGGCGATGACCTCCTCCTCCTCGTCACCGTCGAGGTCCGCCAGGGCGAGCGCGTGCGCCTGCGACCATGATTCATCGATGACGTGCCGCTTCCACACGGTGGTGCCGTCGGGCTTCGGCGCCAGCTGCTCCCACCAATACAGGCCGACATCGTGACCGCGGCCGAAGATGATGTCGAGACGCCCATCGTCGTTCAGGTCAGTCACGACGAACGGGCAACTGGGATGCGGCAGCGCCGTCTCTGGATGGAGCGTCCAAGGGCCCACGAACGGATCGCCTTCGGGCCGTTCGTACCAACCGATCTCCGTGAGCACGTCTTCACGCCCGTCGCCGTTGACGTCGCCAAAGGCAAACCCATGTTTGCCGCCTTCAGCGCCCAGCACGAAGGGCTGCAACATGGGCATCTCGTCTCGACCTGTCGTGAACCGCCAGACCTCGAGCGGCGCCTCTCTCCGATAGTTGGCCGAGTAGAGCTCGGCGACGCCGTCTCCATCGAAGTCGTGCAGCGCGAACATCTCCATGGTGCCGCGGGTCCTCGCCAACCGACGCGCCTCCCACGGCAGATGCATCTCCCACGGCGCGCCGCGCTCGGCGGCGCTGTTGCCCGGATTCTTGAACCAATAGATGCCCTCTTCGTCCCAGGCTGCGCCGATGATGTCCGGCCAACCGTCTCGGTCGACGTCGTACACATGCTCGCTGTTCGTGCGCACGTAGTCTTTGGAGGTGTGGTTCGCCCGAAAGACCCGTGGAACGAAATCGGGGCCCGCGAACCAGTGGGCGCCCGAGACGATGTCTACGTGCCCGTCGCGATTCAGGTCACCCACCGTCGCACTCTCGTAGGGGCCCACCATGAGCTGCTTTCTGGAGAATCGCAACGAACGGCTTGTCTCCTGGCCCGAGGTCACCGCCAGCAACGCGTCGCCGAGCGAGCCCAACGACAGGAGGGTCAGCGCCACCAGGCTGACCGCGGACAGGAGCCGCGGCCCGAGGATCGTCGGCTTGCTTTCGCCTTGTCTACGCGGCGAGCGCCACCGCCCGTTCGGTCGGCGCCGTTTCTCGATTGAGGCCATTCCCACAGCCCTTTTCGCCTGCAAGCGGTAGGCAAAGAACCGTAACGTACCTTACCTCGACCGTCCCAGCTAGTATAAAATCACTATATCTTCGATTGTTTCACTTACTGCGCTGCAGGGTGACGTGCACGTTTTTGCGGGGAGGAACGTGATGGCCGCAAGATGTTCTTGGTCTCGGCGGAGCTGGTGCGTCCCGCTCCTGCTGTCCGTCTCACTGCTGGGGGCCTCCGAAGGGACGGCCTTGGCCCAGCGCTTCACGGCCGATCTGAGTGGCACGGTGGTCGATGACAGCGGCGCCGTGCTGCCGGGCGCCACCGTGACGCTCACCAACGAAGGCTCGCGTGTCCCACGGACTACCGTGACCAACGAGGCCGGCTTCTTCACGTTCTCGGCCGCGCCGGCCGCCACCTACACGCTCACGATCGAGCTCTCGGGCTTCACCACCGCAGAGATTACCGGGATTGCGCTCCAGGCTGGCGACCGCCGGTCGGTCCGCACGGTGACGTTGGGCGTGAGCGGGCTGAGCGAGACCATCACGGTGAGCGCCGAGACTTCGTTGACGCCCCTGACCACCGGCGAGAAGAGCGCCACCCTGACGGCGCGGCAGATCGAGGAGCTCCCCATCATTGGGACGAGCTCCGCCGAGGTGCTGCGGATCCTGCCCGGTATGACGCCGGTGACCAACGCGACGACCAATCGTCCCGGCTTCACGGGAGAGGTCTACGGCATCAACGGGAACGGCGAGTATCAAGGCGGCGGCAGCAATAATCAAAGCGCGATCGGAAACTTCAGCGGCAACGGCACCCGGACGCAGGCGCTGGACATTACGATCGACGGTGCGCCGGGGGCGGATCCGGGCTGCAACTGTGCCACCTCGGTGAACCCGAACTCGGAGTTCGTCCAAGAGTTCAAGGTGCTGCAGTCCAACTTCGGCGCCGAGCATGCGAAGGGGCCCGTGGCGATGTCGGTGGTCAGCAAGCAAGGCGGTCAGAGCTTCCACGGCGCGGCCTTTGCGAACATTCGCGACTACCACCTCAACTCGAATGAATGGTTCGCCAATAGCATCGATGCCGAGAAGATCAAGAACCAGTTCTTCTATCCCGGCTTCACGGTGGGCGGACCGCTCGTCGTGCCGAAGCT from Luteitalea sp. encodes the following:
- a CDS encoding molybdopterin-dependent oxidoreductase, which encodes MRLTRAASRIVVAGNDEFPVNGGALCVKGWTAGTTLDHPDRLLTPLVRGVDGLLVPASWDAALDRVARGIQKIQACHGRDAVGLFGGGSLTNEKAYLLGKFARVALGTPHIDYNGRFCMSSAAAAGLKAFGIDRGLPFPLEDIAGADAILLVGSNLAETMPPVLRYLDRHRRGDGAVIVIDRSNPNRRSQNAWLSTATARPPATLSSVSTSTRPSAAGTRIAPK
- a CDS encoding 3-ketoacyl-ACP reductase, with the translated sequence MHGVRKGKRSREQSPGKRSERVAIVTGGTRGIGLGIARALARDGWDLVLCGMRPAASVRAVIKELEQYGAHVRYYAADLSRAEDRARLIERVRKRYGVVHALVNNAGRAPRVRADLLEATEESFEEVLRTNLYGPYFLTQQLAPLMVTHKQKVPSAVCAIVFVTSVSAEMASPNRGEYCVSKAGLAMAVKLFASRLAEHGVPVYEVRPGIIATDMTAAVRDTYDRRIADGLVPERRWGSPEDVGRTVAALLRGDVPYASGAVIHVDGGLSIPRL
- a CDS encoding glycosyl hydrolase codes for the protein MIDLESAPTPRGLVPGIERMFQLSAEKIRALERGWNPDDGAPVFTVEGRYTARGWTEWTEGFQFGSAILQFDATGEREFLDLGRSRTVQRMAPHLTHVGVHDHGFNNVSTYGNVWRLAREQRFEASAWERRFYELALAVSGAVQARRWTKLPQGGFIHSFNGAHSLFVDTIRSLRALALAHLLGHRLMEEQDAPVSLLERLLQHARATAEFSIYYGRARDSYDVRGRVAHEALFNVANGSYRGPNSQQGYSPFTTWTRGLAWAILGFAEQLEFLAVLPDEALEPFGGRGAVEDWMLEAARATSDYYIDGAAAADGVPYWDTGAPGLAALGEWRARPADPFNDCEPVDSSAAAIAAQGLLRLGAYLGERGNDGEPYRRAGLRTLATLVDETGPYLSTQPAHQGLLLHSVYHRPNGWDYVPPGAKTPRGESSQWGDYHLREAALCVLRLARGDTYLTFFGPVPH